A window of Streptomyces sp. DG1A-41 contains these coding sequences:
- a CDS encoding DNA translocase FtsK — protein MASRSSAAKKPPAKKAAGSAKAPAKKAAAKKAPAKKAPAKAAAKKAAPKPAPSPTGGIYRLVRALWLGVAHAVGAVFRGIGQGAKNLDPAHRKDGVALLLLGIALIVAAGTWADLKGPVGDLVEILVTGAFGRLDLLVPILLAVIAVRFIRHPEKPEANGRIVIGLSALVIGVLGQVHIACGSPARGEGMQAIRDAGGLIGWAMATPLSYAMGHVLAVPLLVLLTIFGLLVVTATPVNAIPQRLRLLGVRLGIVRDPAEDEFGEDDERYDEQWREALPARPRGRRAPAPTAYDPDSAEQEALSRRRGRPRRSAVPQPDMDRPVDAVDVAAAAAAALDGAVLHGMPPSPIVADLTQGVTVGDREGTTPTPVPAARPQQEKLKQDKPEQEKPRAGVRDLTKAPPAKPRDLPPRAEQLQLSGDITYALPSLDLLERGGPGKARSAANDAIVAALTNVFTEFKVDANVTGFTRGPTVTRYEIELGPAVKVERITALAKNIAYAVASPDVRIISPIPGKSAVGIEIPNTDREMVNLGDVLRLAESAEDDDPMLVAFGKDVEGGYVMHSLAKMPHMLVAGATGSGKSSCINCLITSIMMRATPEDVRMILVDPKRVELTAYEGIPHLITPIITNPKRAAEALQWVVREMDLRYDDLAAYGYRHIDDFNRAVREGKVKPPEGSERELQPYPYLLVIVDELADLMMVAPRDVEDAIVRITQLARAAGIHLVLATQRPSVDVVTGLIKANVPSRLAFATSSLADSRVILDQPGAEKLIGKGDGLFLPMGANKPTRMQGAFVTEEEIAGVVQHCKDQMAPVFRDDVVVGTKQKKEIDEDIGDDLDLLCQAAELVVSTQFGSTSMLQRKLRVGFAKAGRLMDLMESRNIVGPSEGSKARDVLVKPDELDGVLALIRGESEG, from the coding sequence ATGGCCTCACGTTCTTCCGCAGCCAAGAAGCCGCCCGCGAAGAAGGCGGCCGGTTCGGCGAAGGCTCCGGCGAAGAAGGCCGCTGCCAAAAAGGCCCCCGCGAAGAAGGCGCCCGCCAAGGCCGCGGCGAAGAAGGCCGCGCCCAAACCGGCTCCGAGCCCGACCGGAGGCATCTACCGGCTCGTGCGCGCCCTGTGGCTCGGTGTCGCACATGCCGTCGGTGCCGTGTTCCGCGGCATAGGGCAGGGCGCCAAGAACCTCGACCCGGCCCACCGCAAGGACGGCGTCGCCCTGCTGCTGCTCGGCATCGCGCTGATCGTCGCCGCGGGCACCTGGGCCGACTTGAAGGGCCCCGTGGGCGACCTGGTCGAGATCCTGGTGACCGGTGCCTTCGGGCGGCTCGACCTGCTCGTGCCGATCCTGCTCGCCGTCATCGCGGTGCGGTTCATCCGCCACCCGGAGAAGCCCGAGGCGAACGGACGCATCGTCATCGGCCTGTCCGCGCTCGTCATCGGCGTGCTCGGCCAGGTCCACATCGCCTGCGGCTCACCCGCGCGCGGCGAGGGCATGCAAGCCATAAGGGACGCCGGCGGCCTCATCGGCTGGGCCATGGCGACCCCGCTGTCGTACGCCATGGGCCACGTGCTCGCCGTGCCGCTGCTCGTGCTGCTGACGATCTTCGGGCTGCTGGTCGTCACGGCCACCCCGGTCAACGCCATCCCGCAGCGGCTGCGGCTGCTCGGGGTGCGGCTCGGGATCGTCCGCGACCCGGCCGAGGACGAGTTCGGGGAGGACGACGAGCGCTACGACGAGCAGTGGCGTGAGGCGCTGCCAGCCCGCCCGCGTGGCAGGCGTGCGCCGGCGCCCACGGCGTACGACCCCGACAGCGCCGAGCAGGAGGCGCTCTCCCGGCGCCGCGGCCGTCCCCGGCGGTCCGCCGTGCCGCAGCCCGACATGGACCGGCCCGTGGACGCCGTGGACGTCGCCGCGGCGGCCGCCGCAGCGCTCGACGGGGCCGTGCTGCACGGGATGCCGCCCTCGCCGATCGTCGCCGACCTCACCCAGGGCGTGACCGTCGGGGACCGCGAGGGGACCACGCCGACGCCCGTCCCGGCCGCCCGGCCCCAGCAGGAGAAGCTCAAGCAGGACAAGCCCGAGCAGGAGAAGCCGAGGGCGGGCGTCCGCGACCTCACCAAGGCCCCGCCCGCCAAGCCCCGCGACCTGCCTCCGCGCGCGGAACAGCTCCAGCTGTCCGGGGACATCACGTACGCGCTGCCGTCGCTCGACCTGCTGGAGCGCGGCGGCCCGGGCAAGGCCCGCAGCGCCGCCAACGACGCCATAGTCGCCGCGCTGACCAACGTCTTCACCGAGTTCAAAGTGGACGCCAACGTCACCGGCTTCACGCGCGGGCCGACGGTCACGCGCTACGAGATCGAGCTCGGCCCCGCCGTGAAGGTCGAGCGGATCACCGCGCTGGCCAAGAACATCGCCTACGCCGTCGCCAGCCCGGACGTGCGGATCATCAGCCCGATCCCCGGCAAGTCCGCGGTCGGCATCGAGATCCCGAACACCGACCGCGAGATGGTCAACCTCGGTGACGTGCTGCGACTCGCTGAGTCCGCGGAGGACGACGACCCGATGCTGGTCGCCTTCGGCAAGGACGTCGAGGGCGGCTACGTCATGCACTCGCTGGCGAAGATGCCGCACATGCTGGTCGCCGGCGCCACCGGCTCCGGCAAGTCGTCCTGCATCAACTGCCTGATCACCTCGATCATGATGCGGGCGACCCCCGAGGACGTCCGGATGATCCTCGTCGACCCCAAGCGGGTCGAGCTGACCGCCTACGAGGGCATCCCTCACCTGATCACACCGATCATCACCAACCCCAAGCGCGCCGCCGAGGCGCTCCAGTGGGTCGTACGCGAGATGGACCTGCGCTACGACGACCTGGCGGCCTACGGCTACCGGCACATCGACGACTTCAACCGGGCCGTGCGCGAGGGCAAGGTCAAGCCGCCCGAGGGCAGCGAGCGCGAGCTCCAGCCGTACCCGTATCTGCTGGTCATCGTCGACGAGCTGGCCGACCTGATGATGGTCGCGCCGCGGGACGTCGAGGACGCGATCGTGCGCATCACGCAGCTCGCGCGCGCGGCCGGCATCCACCTGGTGCTCGCCACCCAGCGGCCGTCGGTCGACGTCGTCACCGGCCTGATCAAGGCGAACGTGCCGTCGCGGCTGGCCTTCGCCACGTCGTCGCTGGCCGACTCGCGGGTCATCCTCGACCAGCCGGGCGCCGAGAAGCTCATCGGCAAGGGCGACGGGCTGTTCCTGCCGATGGGGGCCAACAAGCCCACCCGTATGCAGGGCGCCTTCGTGACCGAGGAGGAGATCGCGGGCGTCGTGCAGCACTGCAAGGACCAGATGGCGCCCGTCTTCCGGGACGACGTCGTCGTCGGGACCAAGCAGAAGAAGGAGATCGACGAGGACATCGGCGACGACCTCGACCTGCTGTGCCAGGCGGCAGAACTGGTCGTCTCCACGCAGTTCGGGTCCACGTCCATGCTTCAGCGCAAACTGCGGGTCGGCTTCGCCAAGGCCGGGCGGCTGATGGACCTCATGGAGTCCCGGAACATCGTCGGACCGAGCGAGGGTTCCAAGGCTCGTGACGTTCTTGTGAAGCCTGACGAGCTGGATGGCGTGCTCGCGCTGATCCGGGGGGAGTCTGAAGGGTAG
- a CDS encoding RodZ domain-containing protein: MSIGNSPEDERPFADERVEEDREEARPSIGRALQQARIAAGLTVDDISSATRVRMNIVHAIEADDFTACGGDVYARGHIRTLAKAVHLDPAPLLARYGDEHGGRPAPTPAAPLFEAERIRPERRGPNWTAAMVAAIVAVVGFVGFTMFQGGDDSANEANVTEGSTPGESASPTTKTKKPADPKPEASDSAIAAAPQDKVTVQVAAVDGRSWIAAKDHNGRMIFDGVLKQGDTKTFQDSSKVHLVLGDAGAIDLFVNGKKIKDDFQPGAVERLTYTKGDPEAG, encoded by the coding sequence GTGTCCATCGGCAACTCCCCTGAAGACGAGCGTCCGTTCGCAGACGAGCGCGTCGAAGAAGACCGCGAGGAAGCCCGCCCCTCCATCGGCCGTGCCCTTCAGCAGGCGCGTATCGCCGCTGGGCTGACCGTCGACGACATCAGTAGCGCCACCCGGGTCCGCATGAACATCGTGCACGCCATCGAGGCGGACGACTTCACCGCCTGCGGTGGGGACGTCTATGCCCGAGGGCACATCAGGACCCTGGCCAAGGCTGTCCACCTCGACCCCGCGCCGCTGCTCGCCCGGTACGGCGACGAGCACGGCGGGCGCCCGGCACCGACCCCGGCAGCTCCCCTGTTCGAGGCGGAACGTATCCGTCCGGAGCGGCGGGGGCCCAACTGGACCGCGGCCATGGTCGCCGCGATCGTCGCCGTGGTCGGTTTCGTCGGGTTCACCATGTTCCAGGGCGGCGACGACAGCGCCAACGAGGCGAATGTGACCGAGGGCTCCACTCCCGGCGAATCCGCCTCCCCGACCACCAAGACCAAGAAGCCCGCCGACCCCAAGCCCGAGGCGTCCGACAGCGCCATCGCGGCCGCGCCCCAGGACAAGGTGACGGTCCAGGTGGCCGCCGTCGACGGCCGCAGCTGGATCGCCGCCAAGGACCACAACGGCCGGATGATCTTCGACGGCGTCCTCAAGCAGGGCGACACCAAGACCTTCCAGGACAGCTCGAAGGTCCACCTCGTCCTCGGCGACGCCGGCGCGATCGACCTCTTCGTCAACGGCAAGAAGATCAAGGACGACTTCCAGCCGGGCGCCGTGGAGCGCCTGACGTACACGAAAGGCGACCCCGAAGCCGGATAA
- the rimO gene encoding 30S ribosomal protein S12 methylthiotransferase RimO produces MPERRTVALVTLGCARNEVDSEELAGRLEADGWQLVEDAEDADVAVVNTCGFVEAAKKDSVDALLEANDLKGHGRTQAVVAVGCMAERYGKELAEALPEADGVLGFDDYTNISDRLQTILNGGIHASHTPRDRRKLLPISPAERQESATAVALPGHAPADLPEGLAPASGPRAPLRRRLDGSPVASVKLASGCDRRCSFCAIPSFRGSFISRRPSDVLNETRWLAEQGVKEIMLVSENNTSYGKDLGDIRLLESLLPELAEVDGIERVRVSYLQPAEMRPGLIDVLTSTPKVAPYFDLSFQHSAPGVLRAMRRFGDTDRFLELLDTIRSKAPEAGVRSNFIVGFPGESEADLAELERFLNGARLDAIGVFGYSDEEGTEAATYENKLDEDVVAERLARVSRLAEELVSQRAEERVGQTVHVLVESVDDEEGVYGRAAHQAPETDGQVMLTSGAGLSSGRMVEAKVVGTEGVDLVAEPLQGSFASPAWSGEEAGR; encoded by the coding sequence ATGCCTGAACGCCGTACCGTCGCACTCGTCACCCTTGGCTGCGCCCGTAACGAGGTGGACTCGGAGGAGCTCGCAGGCCGTTTGGAGGCGGACGGCTGGCAGCTCGTGGAGGACGCCGAGGACGCGGACGTCGCTGTCGTGAACACCTGCGGCTTCGTCGAGGCCGCAAAGAAGGACTCCGTCGACGCCCTCCTGGAGGCCAACGACCTCAAGGGACACGGCAGAACCCAGGCCGTCGTGGCGGTGGGCTGCATGGCCGAGCGGTACGGCAAGGAACTCGCCGAGGCCCTCCCGGAGGCCGACGGCGTGCTCGGGTTCGACGACTACACGAACATCTCGGACCGGCTCCAGACCATCCTCAACGGCGGCATCCACGCCTCGCACACCCCGCGCGACCGGCGCAAGCTGCTGCCGATCAGCCCGGCGGAGCGCCAGGAGTCGGCCACCGCGGTCGCGCTGCCCGGGCACGCCCCGGCCGACCTTCCGGAGGGCCTCGCCCCGGCCTCCGGCCCGCGTGCGCCCCTGCGGCGCCGTCTGGACGGCTCCCCGGTCGCGTCCGTGAAGCTCGCCTCCGGCTGTGACCGGCGCTGCTCCTTCTGCGCCATCCCGTCCTTCCGCGGCTCCTTCATCTCCCGCCGCCCGAGCGACGTGCTGAACGAGACGCGCTGGCTGGCCGAGCAGGGAGTGAAGGAGATCATGCTGGTCTCCGAGAACAACACCTCCTACGGCAAGGACCTCGGCGACATCCGCCTGCTGGAGTCGCTGCTGCCCGAGCTCGCCGAGGTGGACGGCATCGAGCGGGTCCGGGTGAGCTACCTCCAGCCCGCGGAGATGCGGCCCGGCCTGATCGACGTGCTGACGTCGACCCCGAAGGTCGCGCCCTACTTCGACCTGTCCTTCCAGCACTCCGCGCCCGGCGTGCTGCGCGCGATGCGCCGCTTCGGCGACACCGACCGGTTCCTGGAACTGCTCGACACCATCCGCAGCAAGGCGCCCGAGGCCGGCGTGCGCTCCAACTTCATCGTCGGCTTCCCCGGCGAGAGCGAGGCCGACCTCGCCGAACTGGAGCGGTTCCTGAACGGCGCGCGGCTGGACGCCATCGGCGTCTTCGGCTACTCCGACGAGGAGGGCACCGAGGCGGCGACCTACGAGAACAAGCTCGACGAGGACGTCGTCGCCGAGCGGCTGGCCCGCGTCTCGCGGCTGGCCGAGGAACTCGTCTCACAGCGCGCCGAGGAGCGCGTCGGCCAGACGGTGCACGTGCTCGTCGAGTCCGTCGACGACGAGGAGGGCGTGTACGGCCGCGCGGCGCACCAGGCGCCCGAGACGGACGGCCAGGTGATGCTCACGAGCGGCGCGGGGCTGAGCAGCGGCCGTATGGTCGAGGCGAAGGTGGTCGGTACGGAGGGCGTCGACCTGGTGGCCGAGCCGCTTCAGGGCTCGTTCGCGTCGCCGGCGTGGAGTGGTGAGGAGGCGGGCAGATGA
- a CDS encoding CinA family protein — MSSTATDVVRLLTVKRRTLAVAESLTGGLVGAEITSVPGASKVFRGSVTAYATELKHELLGVDATLLAARGAVDPQVAAQMAAGARKVLGADWGIATTGVAGPDPQDGQAVGTVFVAVDGPLRADSGSAGGGKVKGLRLNGDREEIRRESVRSVLALLLEELAGEQTGNERAQDTERNGGF, encoded by the coding sequence GTGAGTTCCACGGCCACCGACGTGGTGCGACTACTCACGGTGAAGAGAAGGACGCTCGCTGTCGCGGAATCGCTGACCGGTGGCCTCGTTGGGGCGGAGATCACATCCGTCCCCGGGGCGTCCAAGGTCTTCCGGGGCTCGGTGACGGCCTATGCCACCGAACTTAAGCATGAACTGCTGGGTGTCGACGCCACCCTGCTGGCGGCCCGAGGAGCGGTGGATCCGCAGGTCGCGGCCCAGATGGCGGCCGGAGCGCGCAAGGTGCTCGGCGCGGACTGGGGCATCGCGACCACCGGTGTCGCCGGCCCCGATCCGCAGGACGGACAAGCCGTCGGGACGGTCTTCGTCGCTGTGGACGGACCCCTGAGGGCCGATTCCGGTTCTGCCGGCGGCGGAAAAGTGAAGGGTCTGCGGTTGAACGGCGACCGCGAGGAAATTCGTAGAGAGAGTGTACGGAGCGTACTCGCACTGCTCCTGGAGGAGCTTGCGGGCGAACAGACTGGGAATGAGCGGGCACAGGATACGGAACGGAACGGGGGGTTTTGA
- a CDS encoding helix-turn-helix transcriptional regulator: MILLRRLLGDVLRRQRQRQGRTLREVSSSARVSLGYLSEVERGQKEASSELLSAICDALDVRMSELMREVSDELALAELAQSAAATPSEPVPTPVRPMLGSVSVTGVPPERVTIKAPAEAVDVVAA; this comes from the coding sequence ATGATTCTGCTCCGTCGCCTGCTGGGTGACGTGCTGCGTCGGCAGCGCCAGCGCCAGGGCCGTACTCTGCGCGAAGTCTCCTCGTCCGCCCGAGTCTCACTCGGCTATCTCTCCGAGGTGGAGCGGGGGCAGAAGGAGGCTTCCTCCGAACTGCTCTCCGCCATCTGCGACGCGCTGGACGTACGGATGTCCGAGCTCATGCGGGAAGTGAGCGACGAACTCGCCCTTGCCGAGCTGGCCCAGTCCGCTGCGGCCACCCCCAGCGAACCTGTGCCCACGCCGGTTCGCCCGATGCTGGGTTCTGTTTCGGTGACCGGTGTGCCACCGGAACGGGTGACCATCAAGGCGCCCGCCGAGGCGGTGGACGTCGTCGCCGCGTGA
- a CDS encoding DNA starvation/stationary phase protection protein: protein MYVVKSPLSDASLKTVSEALQGALVDLVDLALVAKQIHWNVVGPRFRSVHLQLDEVVDTARQHSDTVAERAAALGIPPDGRAATVAVGSGIGVTPEGWVDDATAVGALVEALGAVIARMRERVEATGEPDPVSQDIFIGITADLEKHHWMFQAENG from the coding sequence ATGTACGTCGTGAAGAGCCCGCTGTCCGACGCGAGCCTGAAGACCGTGTCCGAGGCGTTGCAGGGCGCCCTCGTCGACCTGGTGGACCTCGCCCTCGTGGCGAAGCAGATCCACTGGAACGTGGTGGGGCCGCGCTTCCGTTCCGTGCATCTCCAGCTCGACGAGGTTGTCGACACCGCGCGACAGCATTCCGACACCGTGGCGGAGCGCGCCGCGGCGCTCGGGATTCCGCCCGACGGGCGTGCCGCGACGGTCGCCGTCGGCAGCGGGATCGGTGTGACCCCCGAGGGGTGGGTCGATGACGCGACCGCTGTGGGGGCGCTCGTCGAGGCGCTGGGCGCGGTGATCGCGCGGATGCGGGAGCGGGTCGAGGCGACCGGTGAGCCGGATCCGGTGAGCCAGGACATCTTCATCGGGATCACGGCAGACCTGGAGAAGCATCACTGGATGTTCCAGGCCGAGAACGGGTGA
- a CDS encoding SDR family NAD(P)-dependent oxidoreductase → MPVTAYDLTGRTAFVTGAASGIGRASALLLGEAGATVHCADRDTEGLHETATLIKDGGGTAHTHGLDVTDRARLRQAITSCERLDVLAAIAGIMHSSPVLETRDEDLDRVLDVNFKGVLYACQEAAGVMIARGTGGSIVTMASGAVDTGAPGLLCYGAAKAAVVQLTKTLATEVGRHGIRVNTVAPGWIRTPMTDHHDNGAQAHTAAVMARMSPLGRVGTPEDIAHAVLHLASDASAFTTGQIIRPNGGVAMPW, encoded by the coding sequence ATGCCTGTCACGGCGTACGACCTCACCGGCCGCACCGCGTTCGTCACCGGCGCCGCGAGCGGCATCGGCCGCGCCTCGGCGCTCCTGCTCGGGGAGGCGGGCGCCACCGTGCACTGCGCGGACCGCGACACCGAGGGCCTGCACGAGACAGCGACCCTGATCAAGGACGGCGGCGGCACCGCACACACCCACGGCCTCGACGTCACCGACCGCGCCCGGCTGAGGCAGGCCATCACCTCCTGCGAACGCCTGGACGTCCTGGCCGCGATCGCCGGGATCATGCACAGCAGCCCGGTCCTGGAGACCCGGGACGAGGACCTCGACCGGGTGCTCGACGTCAACTTCAAAGGAGTGCTGTACGCCTGCCAGGAGGCGGCCGGCGTGATGATCGCCCGGGGCACCGGGGGCAGCATCGTCACCATGGCCTCGGGCGCCGTCGACACCGGCGCCCCCGGGCTGCTCTGCTACGGCGCGGCGAAGGCGGCGGTGGTCCAGCTGACCAAGACCCTCGCGACCGAGGTCGGCCGGCACGGCATCCGCGTCAACACGGTCGCGCCCGGCTGGATCCGTACGCCCATGACCGACCACCACGACAACGGGGCCCAGGCGCACACCGCGGCCGTCATGGCCCGCATGTCCCCCCTGGGCAGGGTCGGCACCCCCGAGGACATCGCCCACGCGGTCCTGCACCTGGCATCCGACGCCTCGGCCTTCACGACGGGCCAGATCATCCGCCCGAACGGCGGTGTGGCGATGCCCTGGTGA
- a CDS encoding DNA-formamidopyrimidine glycosylase family protein, producing the protein MPEGDTVWQTASRLHSALAGKVLTRSDLRVPRLATADLTGRTVLDVIPRGKHLLTRVEGGLTLHSHLRMDGSWKVYENGRRWSGGPGHQIRAILGNTDRTAVGYRLPVLELLRTTDEHRVVGHLGPDLLGPDWDPDRALAHLLQDPARPLGEALLDQRNLAGIGNVYKSELCFLLGVTPWLPVGDLPAERAAKLPALAKKLLEANRDRPIRSTTGRRGQDLFVYGRAPRPCLRCHTSVRVADQGDGSRERPTYWCPTCQPGPAPAASRVRRSRSN; encoded by the coding sequence ATGCCCGAAGGTGACACGGTCTGGCAGACCGCGAGCCGGCTGCACAGCGCCCTCGCGGGCAAGGTGCTGACCCGCAGCGACCTCCGGGTGCCCCGGCTCGCCACGGCCGACCTCACGGGCCGTACGGTCCTCGACGTCATCCCGCGCGGCAAACACCTCCTGACCCGGGTCGAGGGCGGCCTGACCCTGCACTCCCACCTGCGCATGGACGGCTCCTGGAAGGTGTACGAGAACGGCCGGCGCTGGAGCGGCGGCCCCGGCCACCAGATCCGCGCGATCCTCGGCAACACCGACCGCACGGCCGTCGGCTACCGCCTCCCAGTCCTGGAGCTCCTGCGCACCACCGACGAGCACCGCGTGGTCGGCCACCTCGGTCCCGACCTCCTGGGCCCGGACTGGGACCCCGACCGGGCCCTCGCCCATCTCCTCCAGGACCCCGCGCGCCCCCTCGGCGAGGCCCTGCTCGACCAGCGCAACCTCGCCGGTATCGGCAATGTCTACAAGAGCGAGCTGTGCTTCCTGCTCGGCGTCACCCCCTGGCTCCCCGTCGGCGACCTGCCCGCCGAGCGCGCCGCCAAGCTGCCCGCACTCGCCAAGAAGCTGCTGGAGGCCAACCGCGATCGCCCGATCCGCAGCACGACGGGCCGCCGCGGCCAGGATCTCTTCGTGTACGGCAGGGCTCCCCGCCCCTGCCTGCGCTGCCACACCTCCGTCCGCGTCGCCGACCAGGGCGACGGCTCCCGCGAACGCCCCACGTACTGGTGCCCCACCTGCCAGCCGGGCCCCGCCCCGGCCGCTTCCCGGGTCCGGCGAAGCCGCTCCAATTGA